One genomic segment of Dysosmobacter sp. Marseille-Q4140 includes these proteins:
- a CDS encoding Na+/H+ antiporter NhaC family protein, which translates to MRHHLRRLLPLLALVLVLCAAMAVPAAASDPTEEPGTKMIECPDCGASGACMDCYGLDPECESCGGENVCAACGGTGYVESPSHFYNTFWALVPPIIAIALALITKEVYSSLFIGILAGGLLYSNFSFEGTVLHVFEDGIVSVLSDGYNVGILAFLVILGTLVCLMNKAGGSAAFGRWAQQHIKSRVGAQLATIVLGILIFIDDYFNCLTVGSVMRPVTDKHRVSRAKLAYIIDATAAPVCIIAPISSWAAAVAGFAEDGQGLNLFIRAIPFNFYAILTIVMMVGMALMKTEFGLMKKFEDNARETGDLFSGPNPYAMMDEEMEEDKGRVLDLVLPIVVLVICCVIGMIYSGGFFSGASFVDAFSGSDASVGLLLGSAFALVFTVVYYMVRRAMSFREMMGCIPEGFKAMVPAILILTFAWSLKAMTDSLGAKYFVRDFVWSSAAGVQMLLPALVFVIGCLLAFATGTSWGTFGMLIPIVQNVFPMDNPLSIVCISACMAGAVCGDHCSPISDTTIMASAGAQCDHVSHVSTQLPYAITAAAVSLVSYIFAGFVPNAVIALPVSVVLMLLTLLVIRKLAGRAA; encoded by the coding sequence ATGAGACATCATCTGCGGCGACTGCTGCCCCTGCTGGCGCTGGTGCTGGTGCTGTGCGCGGCCATGGCCGTTCCGGCGGCGGCCAGCGATCCCACCGAGGAACCTGGCACCAAAATGATCGAGTGCCCCGACTGCGGCGCCTCCGGCGCCTGTATGGACTGCTACGGACTGGACCCGGAATGTGAAAGCTGCGGCGGCGAAAATGTCTGCGCCGCCTGCGGCGGCACCGGCTATGTGGAGTCCCCCAGCCATTTTTACAATACCTTCTGGGCTTTGGTGCCCCCCATCATTGCCATCGCCCTGGCGCTGATCACCAAGGAGGTGTATTCCTCCCTGTTCATCGGCATCCTGGCCGGCGGCCTGCTGTACTCCAACTTCTCCTTTGAGGGCACGGTCCTCCACGTGTTTGAGGACGGCATCGTCTCGGTGCTCTCCGACGGGTATAACGTGGGTATCCTGGCCTTCCTGGTGATCCTGGGCACTCTGGTGTGTCTCATGAACAAGGCCGGCGGCTCCGCCGCCTTCGGCCGGTGGGCCCAGCAGCATATCAAGAGCCGGGTGGGCGCCCAGCTGGCCACCATCGTCCTGGGCATCCTGATCTTCATTGACGACTACTTCAACTGCCTGACCGTGGGCAGCGTCATGCGGCCGGTGACCGACAAGCACCGGGTCTCCCGTGCCAAGCTGGCCTACATCATCGACGCCACCGCCGCTCCGGTGTGCATCATCGCCCCCATTTCCTCCTGGGCCGCCGCCGTGGCGGGCTTTGCCGAGGACGGCCAGGGCCTGAACCTCTTTATCCGGGCCATTCCCTTCAATTTTTACGCCATCTTGACCATCGTCATGATGGTGGGCATGGCGCTGATGAAGACCGAGTTCGGCCTTATGAAGAAGTTTGAGGACAACGCCCGGGAGACCGGCGACCTGTTCTCCGGCCCCAATCCCTACGCCATGATGGACGAGGAGATGGAGGAGGACAAGGGCCGTGTGCTGGACCTGGTGCTGCCCATCGTGGTGCTGGTGATCTGCTGCGTCATCGGCATGATCTACTCCGGCGGCTTCTTCTCCGGCGCCAGCTTCGTGGACGCCTTCTCCGGTTCCGATGCCTCCGTGGGCCTGCTGCTGGGCTCCGCCTTTGCCCTGGTGTTCACCGTCGTGTACTACATGGTCCGCCGGGCCATGTCCTTCCGGGAGATGATGGGCTGCATCCCCGAGGGCTTCAAGGCCATGGTGCCCGCCATTTTGATCCTGACCTTCGCCTGGAGCCTCAAGGCCATGACCGACTCCCTGGGCGCCAAGTACTTTGTCCGGGACTTCGTGTGGAGCAGCGCCGCCGGCGTCCAGATGCTGCTGCCGGCCTTGGTGTTCGTGATCGGCTGCCTGCTGGCCTTTGCCACCGGCACCAGCTGGGGCACCTTCGGTATGCTGATCCCCATTGTCCAGAACGTGTTCCCCATGGACAACCCCCTGTCCATCGTGTGCATCTCCGCCTGCATGGCCGGCGCCGTGTGCGGCGACCACTGCTCTCCCATCTCTGACACCACCATCATGGCCTCCGCCGGCGCTCAGTGCGACCATGTCAGCCATGTGTCCACCCAGCTGCCTTACGCCATCACCGCCGCGGCGGTGAGCCTGGTCAGCTACATCTTCGCCGGCTTTGTGCCCAACGCCGTCATCGCCCTGCCGGTGTCCGTGGTGCTGATGCTGCTGACGCTGCTGGTGATCCGCAAGCTGGCCGGAAGAGCGGCCTGA
- a CDS encoding uracil-xanthine permease has product MNEKTAASQAPIRDARTLGVPKMLILGLQHMFAMFGATVLVPILVQSYGLPLSIQTTLFFAGFGTLFFHVCTRLKVPAFLGSSFAFLGGFQAMAEMDAGIYAGMEAAEKLQYTCGGIVVAGLLYVVLALVIKAVGVHRVMHYLPPVVTGPIIILIGLNLAPSAVSNASTCWWLALVAMAIIIVANIWGKGMIKIIPILLGVVGSYVVALVAGMVDFSGLADTTLLSGMNPILGFQPFVTNFGGSVAKFDISAILVMAPIAIASMMEHIGDMSAISATVGENFIEDPGLHRTLIGDGVATSLAGLFGGPANTTYGENTGVLVLSRVHDPRVVRLAAIYAVVLSFSPAFAYLVNTIPAAIIGGVSFILYGMISAIGVRNVVENQVDFTNSRNLIIAAVILVCGLGFSGGLTFHVGGASITLTSLAIAAIAGIVLNAILPGNDFHFGKTATSDTAASLGRY; this is encoded by the coding sequence ATGAACGAAAAGACTGCCGCATCCCAGGCCCCCATCCGGGACGCCCGGACCCTGGGCGTGCCCAAAATGCTGATCCTGGGCCTCCAGCATATGTTCGCCATGTTCGGCGCCACGGTATTGGTGCCCATCCTGGTCCAGAGCTACGGCCTGCCCCTGTCCATCCAGACCACCCTCTTTTTCGCCGGCTTCGGCACCCTCTTTTTCCATGTGTGCACCCGGCTGAAGGTCCCCGCCTTCCTGGGCTCCTCCTTTGCTTTCCTGGGCGGCTTCCAGGCCATGGCGGAGATGGACGCCGGCATCTATGCCGGTATGGAGGCCGCTGAGAAGCTCCAGTACACCTGCGGCGGCATCGTGGTGGCGGGCCTTCTGTATGTGGTGCTGGCCCTGGTCATCAAGGCCGTGGGCGTCCACCGGGTCATGCACTATCTGCCCCCCGTGGTCACCGGCCCCATCATCATCCTGATCGGATTGAACCTGGCCCCCTCCGCCGTGTCCAACGCCTCCACCTGCTGGTGGCTGGCCCTGGTGGCCATGGCCATCATCATTGTGGCCAATATCTGGGGCAAGGGCATGATCAAGATCATCCCCATCCTGCTGGGCGTGGTGGGGTCCTATGTGGTTGCCCTGGTGGCCGGCATGGTGGACTTCTCCGGTCTGGCGGATACCACGCTTCTCAGCGGCATGAATCCCATCCTGGGCTTCCAGCCCTTTGTGACGAATTTCGGCGGAAGCGTGGCGAAGTTTGATATTTCCGCCATCCTGGTCATGGCTCCCATCGCCATCGCCTCCATGATGGAACACATCGGCGATATGTCCGCCATCTCCGCCACGGTGGGCGAGAACTTCATCGAGGACCCGGGCCTGCACCGGACCCTCATCGGCGACGGCGTCGCCACCTCCCTGGCGGGCCTCTTCGGCGGCCCCGCCAACACCACTTACGGCGAGAACACCGGCGTGCTGGTGCTCTCCCGGGTCCACGATCCCCGGGTGGTCCGGCTGGCCGCCATCTACGCGGTGGTGCTGTCCTTCTCTCCGGCCTTTGCCTATCTGGTCAACACCATCCCCGCGGCCATCATCGGCGGCGTCAGCTTCATCCTCTACGGCATGATCTCCGCCATCGGCGTGCGCAACGTGGTGGAGAACCAGGTGGACTTCACCAACTCCCGCAACCTTATCATCGCCGCCGTCATCCTGGTGTGCGGCCTGGGTTTCAGCGGAGGTCTGACCTTCCACGTGGGCGGCGCCTCCATCACCCTGACCTCTCTGGCCATCGCCGCCATCGCCGGCATTGTCCTCAACGCCATTCTGCCCGGCAACGACTTCCACTTCGGCAAGACCGCGACCTCCGACACGGCCGCCTCCCTGGGCCGGTATTGA